A genome region from Thermotoga sp. Mc24 includes the following:
- the disA gene encoding DNA integrity scanning diadenylate cyclase DisA, whose product MVPQELIEKIKLISPGTELRKALDDIINANFGALIFLVDDPKKYEDIIQGGFWLDTDFSAEKLYELSKMDGAIVLSEDITKIYYANVHLVPDPTIPTGETGTRHRTAERLAKQTGKVVIAVSRRRNIISLYYKNYKYVVNQVDFLISKVTQAISTLEKYKDNFNKLLSELEVLELENRVTLADVVRTLAKGFELLRIVEEMRPYIVELGEEGRLARMQLRELTEDVDDLLVLLVMDYSSEEVDEEAAQDIMQDFVKKRDPSPISISRALGYDVQQVAQLDDVLVSARGYRLLKTVARIPLSIGYNVVRMFKTLDQISKASVEDLKKVEGIGEKRARAISESISSLKHRKTSE is encoded by the coding sequence TTGGTTCCCCAGGAATTGATTGAAAAAATAAAGCTCATATCACCAGGGACAGAGTTGAGGAAAGCGCTGGATGACATAATCAATGCTAATTTTGGTGCGCTTATTTTTCTTGTTGATGATCCAAAAAAATACGAGGATATCATTCAAGGAGGATTCTGGCTGGACACCGATTTCTCTGCGGAGAAACTGTACGAGCTTTCAAAAATGGATGGTGCGATAGTTCTCTCTGAGGATATTACAAAGATATACTACGCGAATGTTCATCTCGTACCGGACCCCACGATACCGACCGGAGAAACCGGTACAAGACACAGAACAGCGGAAAGGTTGGCGAAACAAACGGGGAAAGTCGTGATAGCAGTTTCGAGGAGGAGAAATATCATATCGCTCTATTATAAAAATTACAAATACGTTGTGAATCAGGTAGATTTTCTCATATCGAAAGTGACACAAGCGATCAGCACTTTGGAAAAATACAAAGATAACTTCAACAAACTTCTTTCGGAACTTGAAGTTCTGGAACTGGAAAACAGGGTCACTCTCGCTGACGTGGTGAGAACACTGGCAAAGGGGTTCGAGCTTTTGAGGATAGTAGAGGAGATGAGACCCTACATAGTAGAGCTCGGCGAGGAAGGAAGACTCGCAAGAATGCAGCTCAGGGAGTTGACGGAAGACGTGGACGATCTTCTAGTTCTTCTCGTAATGGATTACTCTTCTGAAGAGGTGGATGAAGAGGCGGCGCAAGACATCATGCAGGACTTTGTTAAGAAAAGAGATCCCTCTCCCATTTCAATTTCGAGGGCCCTGGGATACGATGTACAGCAAGTTGCACAGTTGGATGATGTGCTCGTTTCCGCGAGAGGTTACAGGCTCCTCAAAACCGTCGCGAGAATTCCGCTCAGCATTGGATACAACGTGGTTAGAATGTTCAAAACGCTCGATCAGATCAGTAAAGCCTCTGTTGAGGACTTGAAGAAGGTCGAGGGAATAGGAGAGAAAAGAGCGCGGGCCATTTCAGAAAGTATCAGTTCCTTGAAGCATAGAAAAACTTCCGAGTAG